From the genome of Faecalibacterium prausnitzii:
ATCGTCCCTGGGTCTCTTCCGCTCTGCTGAAGGTCCTGCCCAAGACTGCAAAGAAGGTCGCAGTTCTGGACCGCACCAAGGAGCCCGGCTCCCTGGGCGAGCCTCTGTACCTGGATGTTGCTGCTACCCTGCGTGAGGCCGGCATGAACGATGTCGTCCTGACCGGCGGCCGCTACGGCCTGGGCAGCAAGGACACTCCCCCGTCCTCCATCTTCGCTCTGTTCAAGGAGCTGGAGAAGGATCAGCCGAAGGAGCGCTTCACCCTGGGTATCACCGATGATGTCACCGGTCTGTCCCTGCCCGAAGTCAAGCCCGCTCCCATCACCGCAGCTGCTGGCACCAAGGAGTGCAAGTTCTGGGGTCTGGGCGGCGACGGCACCGTCGGCGCAAACAAGAACTCCGTCAAGATCATCGGCGACCATACCGACAAGTATGTTCAGGCATACTTCCAGTATGACTCCAAGAAGACCGGCGGCGTGACCATCAGCCACCTGCGTTTCGGCGACAAGCCCATCCGCAGCCCCTACTACATCAACCAGGCTGACTTCGTGGCCTGCCACAACCCCGCTTACATCCACATGGGCATGAAGATGGTCCAGGATGTCAAGCCCGGCGGCGTGTTCATGATCAACTGCCAGTGGTCCGATGAGGAGCTGGGCCAGCACCTGAACGCTGAGGCCAAGAAGTACATCGCTGACAACAACATTCAGCTGTACACCATCAACGCCATCGATAAGGCCATCGAGATCGGTATGGGCAAGCGCACCAATACCATCCTGCAGTCTGCTTTCTTCAAGCTGGCAGACGTCATGCCCATCGAGGACGCTGTCAACTTCATGAAGCAGGCCGCTCAGAAGAGCTACGGCAAGAAGGGCCAGGACGTCGTCGAGATGAACTGGAAGGCCATCGATGCTGGTGTTGACGCCATCCACAAGGTGGACGTCCCCGCTTCCTGGTCCAACCCCGAAGCTGATCCCGCACCCAAGGCTCTCACCGGCCGTCCGGAGCTGGTCAAGCAGATCCGCGACGTCATGGAGCCCATCGCTCGTATGGACGGCGACAGCCTGCCCGTTTCCGCTTTCGTTGCAAATGCAAACGGCGAGTGGGAGCAGGGTGCTTCTGCATATGAGAAGCGCGGCACCGCTGTCAACGTTCCGGAGTGGGATGCTTCCAAGTGTGTTGGCTGCAACCAGTGCGCATTCGTGTGCTCTCACGCAACCATCCGTCCCTTCCAGCTGACTGCTGACGAGCTGGCTGCTGCTCCCGCACAGACCAAGAGCCGCGACAACAAGCCCGCAAACGAGTACAAGTTTGTCATGGCTGTGTCTCCTCTGGACTGCATGGGCTGCGGCGAGTGCGTCACCGTCTGCCCCACCAAGGCCATCAGCATGGTTCCTCAGGAGAGCCAGGCCGACCAGCAGGCAGTCTTCGACTACTGCGTCGCCAACATCTCCAAGAAGCCCGGCAAGTTTGCTGACGACACCGTCATCGGTTCTCAGTTCAACCAGCCGCTGCTGGAGTTCTCTGGCTCCTGCGCAGGCTGTGCCGAGACCTCTTATGCTCGCCTGATCACCCAGCTGTTCGGCGAGAAGATGTACATCTCCAACGCTACCGGCTGCTCCTCCATCTGGGGCGGCACTGCTTCCATCTCTCCGTACACCGTCAACAAGGACAGCGGCCATGGTCCTGCATGGTGCAACTCCCTGTTCGAGGATAACGCTGAGCATGGTCTGGGCCTGTACCTCGGCCAGAAGACCGTCCGTGAGAACCTGATCAAGCGCATCGCTGAGGTCGCTGGTTCTGACAAGGCTTCCGCTGAGCTGAAGGCTGCATTCGACAAGTTCATGGAGACCAAGAACAACACCAAGGCCAACGACGAACCCGCCAAGGCTCTGATCGCTGAGCTGGAGAAGGCTGCTGCCGCTGGCTGCACCGAGTCCGCTGAGATCCTGAAGAGCAAGGAGTTCATCGCGAAGAAGT
Proteins encoded in this window:
- the nifJ gene encoding pyruvate:ferredoxin (flavodoxin) oxidoreductase, producing MPRAKQTMDGNTAAAHVAYAYTDVAAIYPITPSSPMADSVDQWSAAGQKNIFGNQVKVVEMESEAGAAGAVHGSLGAGAVTTTFTASQGLLLMIPNMYKIAAEQLPCVFDVSARTVATQSLNIFGDHSDVMACRQTGFAMLVESSVQEVMDLSPVAHLAAIEGKVPFLNFFDGFRTSHEYQKIEKWDYADLKEMCNMEAVEEFRAKALNPEHPKMRGSHENGDVFFQHREACNSVYDALPAVVEKYMAKINAKLGTNYDLFNYYGAPDADRVMIAMGSVCDVADEVIDYLNAKGEKVGIVKVRLYRPWVSSALLKVLPKTAKKVAVLDRTKEPGSLGEPLYLDVAATLREAGMNDVVLTGGRYGLGSKDTPPSSIFALFKELEKDQPKERFTLGITDDVTGLSLPEVKPAPITAAAGTKECKFWGLGGDGTVGANKNSVKIIGDHTDKYVQAYFQYDSKKTGGVTISHLRFGDKPIRSPYYINQADFVACHNPAYIHMGMKMVQDVKPGGVFMINCQWSDEELGQHLNAEAKKYIADNNIQLYTINAIDKAIEIGMGKRTNTILQSAFFKLADVMPIEDAVNFMKQAAQKSYGKKGQDVVEMNWKAIDAGVDAIHKVDVPASWSNPEADPAPKALTGRPELVKQIRDVMEPIARMDGDSLPVSAFVANANGEWEQGASAYEKRGTAVNVPEWDASKCVGCNQCAFVCSHATIRPFQLTADELAAAPAQTKSRDNKPANEYKFVMAVSPLDCMGCGECVTVCPTKAISMVPQESQADQQAVFDYCVANISKKPGKFADDTVIGSQFNQPLLEFSGSCAGCAETSYARLITQLFGEKMYISNATGCSSIWGGTASISPYTVNKDSGHGPAWCNSLFEDNAEHGLGLYLGQKTVRENLIKRIAEVAGSDKASAELKAAFDKFMETKNNTKANDEPAKALIAELEKAAAAGCTESAEILKSKEFIAKKSVWIFGGDGWAYDIGFGGLDHVLASGEDVNVMVFDTEMYSNTGGQASKASNIGEVCQFAAAGKEISKKSLSEIAMTYGYIYVAQIALGANMNQAVKAIAEAEAYPGPSLIIGYAPCELHGVKGGMTNCQNEMKKAVEAGYWNLFTFNPANKAQGKNPFTLTSKAVDAEKYQALLANETRYSRLTRAFPERAKQLFARNEQVANDRYEHLTRLVELYK